A genomic region of Fibrobacter sp. contains the following coding sequences:
- a CDS encoding UDP-N-acetylglucosamine--N-acetylmuramyl-(pentapeptide) pyrophosphoryl-undecaprenol N-acetylglucosamine transferase has product MHILYFITAHGYGHAVRATAIANRIPPAVKITFKTNIPGSFFKEELQRPFCCEPGEFDCGCIQSSGVTVDMEQTLKTYTSLEERNSKIIERELLWCRRNNVDCILSDITPFAFEIAYRLGIVSIAISNFTWFDIYNEYTSFFPEFKPVLDNIQTQYSYADMLLALHPPLQMDYFSRKQSVPVVGRKGKNVRELVIRKYRLSENKKLGLIYVGDFGMDGAQWQRLAEIEDWEFLGLHPLVGNPPNYHIINKKEFRYQDLTASCDVVISKLGYGVVSECFLNGIPLIYLPRALFAEYPALEKAVQFWGGGVCLDEESFLKLDWKEALERAASQEKPPPIESDGAGICAQKIVELLK; this is encoded by the coding sequence GTGCATATTCTTTATTTTATCACGGCTCACGGATATGGACATGCGGTACGGGCCACTGCTATAGCTAACCGGATCCCACCTGCAGTAAAAATCACATTCAAGACCAATATACCCGGCTCTTTTTTCAAGGAGGAGTTGCAGAGACCTTTCTGCTGTGAACCGGGGGAATTCGATTGCGGCTGCATTCAGTCCAGTGGCGTAACAGTAGATATGGAACAGACTCTGAAAACCTATACCAGTCTTGAGGAGCGCAATTCAAAGATCATCGAGAGGGAACTTTTGTGGTGCCGGAGAAATAATGTGGATTGCATTCTCAGCGATATAACCCCTTTTGCCTTTGAGATAGCGTACAGGCTGGGGATTGTTTCCATTGCAATATCCAATTTTACCTGGTTTGATATTTATAATGAGTATACCTCGTTTTTCCCGGAATTTAAGCCTGTTCTCGATAACATTCAGACCCAGTACAGTTATGCAGATATGCTTCTTGCCCTCCATCCGCCTTTGCAGATGGATTACTTCAGCAGGAAACAATCCGTTCCGGTTGTGGGAAGGAAAGGGAAGAATGTTAGAGAACTTGTGATACGGAAATACAGGTTAAGCGAAAATAAAAAACTTGGATTGATCTACGTTGGTGATTTCGGGATGGATGGTGCTCAGTGGCAAAGGCTTGCAGAAATTGAGGACTGGGAGTTCCTCGGGCTTCACCCGCTTGTCGGAAATCCTCCTAATTACCATATAATCAACAAAAAAGAATTTCGATATCAGGACCTTACCGCATCCTGTGATGTCGTTATAAGTAAACTTGGTTACGGTGTGGTTTCAGAATGCTTTCTCAATGGAATTCCTCTGATTTACCTGCCCAGAGCGCTTTTTGCTGAATATCCTGCCCTGGAAAAAGCGGTGCAGTTCTGGGGAGGAGGGGTATGTTTGGATGAGGAGAGTTTTCTTAAACTGGATTGGAAAGAGGCTCTGGAACGCGCTGCTTCACAGGAGAAACCGCCCCCGATTGAGTCCGATGGAGCAGGAATCTGCGCCCAAAAAATCGTCGAATTGTTGAAATGA